From the genome of Nicotiana sylvestris chromosome 2, ASM39365v2, whole genome shotgun sequence, one region includes:
- the LOC138884143 gene encoding uncharacterized protein: MARQRKKNSIAKESTVDEEDKADDDDTGLVTPETGIPQALDSVELFHWMKGMGSAPTVLHGQERKKSEELVTIQAHAAPIAKTPADPAPNEMEMAKAARKLMFSNQRPNSEGTEINLAEVIKGNRSQRQGMQLEYYPPPQIIKDGVKMVRLNQIEVKEQIQKWQASLIGYVWGGNPSFKDMFKFVYGVWNFVATPTVFLHDDGYFVFKFESEDDKKLVIQKGPYTFNNRPMIMKQWEPKFQISKEKTRNIPIWVIFPGLPVEYWTKKNLGRIASCIGKPICSDRLTEEGERIHMLGC; encoded by the coding sequence ATGGCGAGACAGAGGAAGAAGAACTCCATAGCTAAGGAATCGACTGTAGACGAGGAAGATAAGGCAGATGATGACGATACTGGACTAGTTACACCAGAAACGGGGATTCCCCAAGCTCTAGACTCGGTGGAACTGTTCCATTGGATGAAAGGCATGGGGAGTGCACCAACTGTTCTACATGGACAAGAGAGGAAGAAATCGGAGGAGCTGGTGACAATTCAAGCACATGCAGCTCCGATAGCTAAGACTCCTGCAGATCCTGCACCAAATGAGATGGAAATGGCGAAAGCAGCTAGGAAACTTATGTTCTCAAATCAGAGGCCAAATTCTGAGGGAACAGAGATAAACTTAGCGGAAGTGATTAAAGGAAACAGATCTCAACGACAGGGGATGCAATTGGAgtattacccccccccccaaattatCAAGGATGGAGTGAAGATGGTTCGACTGAATCAAATTGAAGTCAAGGAGCAAATTCAGAAATGGCAGGCATCGCTAATTGGGTATGTATGGGGAGGAAATCCATCGTTTAAAGACATGTTTAAGTTTGTGTATGGTGTGTGGAACTTTGTAGCAACTCCAACAGTTTTTCTTCATGATGATGGATATTTTGTTTTCAAATTTGAATCTGAAGATGATAAGAAGCTAGTTATACAGAAAGGACCATATACCTTTAATAATCGACCAATGATAATGAAGCAATGGGAACCTAAATTCCAAATAAGTAAGGAGAAAACCAGGAATATTCCAATTTGGGTGATATTCCCAGGGCTGCCAGTAGAGTATTGGACAAAGAAAAATTTAGGTCGAATAGCAAGCTGTATTGGGAAACCTATATGCTCTGATAGGTTAACTGAAGAAGGTGAAAGAATTCATATGCTAGGATGTTGA
- the LOC104214902 gene encoding allantoinase isoform X1, with translation MESGKRGLLTLLPLLLSFLFYFDFSKKLPSSDCSLLPHNHYWIASKHVVTPNGTISGAVEIKQGRIISIVAEENWHVNSWFTTVVNYGEAVIMPGFIDVHAHLDDPGRTEWEGFPSGTKAAAAGGVTTLIDMPLNSAPSTVSEEALKLKVQAAEGRVYVDVGFWGGLVPENAENVTSLERLLDAGVLGLKSFMVPSGINDFPMTTSAHIKEALPTLARYRRPLLVHAEVLLDHDGKLEPEDGADNARSYSTYLKTRPASMEEAAINQLITLTKETRAGGSAEGAHLHIVHLSDARTSLNLIKEAKQRGDSITVETCPHYLAFAAEDIPDGDTRFKCAPPIRDAANKEKLWDALLEGDIDMLSSDHSPAVPEMKLLDEGDFLKAWGGISSLQFVLPATWTYGRKYGITFEQLASWWSEKPAKLAGLTTKGAIAIGNQADIVVWEPDVEFDLDNGYPVHIKHPSISAYMGSRLAGKVLATFVRGNLVHKEGNHASLACALPILHR, from the exons ATGGAATCAGGAAAGAGGGGGCTTTTGACTCTCTTACCACTTCTCCTTTCTTTCCTGTTCTATTTTGATTTCTCTAAAAAG CTTCCCTCAAGTGACTGCAGCCTTCTGCCTCATAATCACTATTGGATAGCCAGCAAACATGTTGTGACTCCAAATGGGACAATCTCTGGTGCAG TTGAGATAAAGCAAGGAAGAATTATATCTATTGTTGCTGAAGAGAATTGGCATGTCAATTCTTGGTTTACCACAGTTGTCAATTATGGGGAGGCTGTGATCATGCCGGGTTTTATTGATGT GCATGCCCATCTTGATGATCCTGGAAGAACAGAATGGGAAGGATTTCCTTCAGGAACAAAAGCAGCAGCTGCGG GTGGAGTAACCACATTAATTGACATGCCTCTTAATAGTGCTCCATCAACTGTTTCTGAAGAAGCTTTAAAACTTAAG GTCCAGGCTGCAGAAGGGAGGGTCTATGTGGATGTTG GTTTCTGGGGAGGTTTGGTTCCAGAAAATGCAGAAAATGTAACTTCACTGGAAAGACTTCTAGATGCTGGAGTTCTTGGTTTGAAG TCTTTTATGGTGCCATCAGGCATCAATGACTTTCCCATGACAACTTCAGCCCACATTAAG GAAGCACTCCCTACTCTGGCTCGATACAGAAGACCCTTGCTTGTTCATGCCGAAGTGCTACTAGATCATGATGGGAAACTGGAACCGGAGGATGGGGCCGACAATGCTAGATCATACTCTACATATCTTAAGACCAGGCCTGCTTCGAT GGAAGAGGCAGCTATCAATCAGCTCATAACATTGACAAAAGAGACAAGGGCTGGTGGTTCTGCTGAAGGAGCTCATCTCCATATTGTTCATCTGTCTGATGCTAGAACTTCACTAAACCTCATTAAG GAAGCCAAACAAAGGGGTGATAGTATCACTGTTGAAACTTGCCCCCATTATCTCGCTTTTGCAGCTGAAGATATTCCTGATGGAGATACTCGTTTTAAGTGTGCTCCACCCATCCGTGATGCAGCCAATAAAGAAAAACTATGGGATGCTTTACTG GAAGGAGATATTGACATGTTAAGTTCTGACCACTCCCCTGCGGTGCCAGAAATGAAACTCTTAGATGAGGGTGACTTCTTGAAAGCATGGGGTGGCATATCCTCTTTACAG TTTGTTCTTCCCGCGACATGGACATATGGACGTAAATATGGAATAACATTTGAGCAATTAGCTTCCTGGTGGAGTGAGAAGCCTGCTAAACTTGCTGGTCTAACTACTAAG GGGGCAATTGCTATAGGGAACCAAGCAGATATAGTTGTCTGGGAGCCAGATGTTGAGTTTGACCTGGATAATGGCTACCCTGTACATATCAAGCATCCT AGTATTTCTGCATACATGGGATCAAGACTCGCCGGGAAAGTTTTGGCAACCTTTGTGCGCGGAAATCTTGTACACAAGGAGGGAAATCATGCTTCTCTTGCATGTGCTCTCCCAATTCTACATAGATAG
- the LOC104214902 gene encoding allantoinase isoform X2: MILKKVYGFIPQLPSSDCSLLPHNHYWIASKHVVTPNGTISGAVEIKQGRIISIVAEENWHVNSWFTTVVNYGEAVIMPGFIDVHAHLDDPGRTEWEGFPSGTKAAAAGGVTTLIDMPLNSAPSTVSEEALKLKVQAAEGRVYVDVGFWGGLVPENAENVTSLERLLDAGVLGLKSFMVPSGINDFPMTTSAHIKEALPTLARYRRPLLVHAEVLLDHDGKLEPEDGADNARSYSTYLKTRPASMEEAAINQLITLTKETRAGGSAEGAHLHIVHLSDARTSLNLIKEAKQRGDSITVETCPHYLAFAAEDIPDGDTRFKCAPPIRDAANKEKLWDALLEGDIDMLSSDHSPAVPEMKLLDEGDFLKAWGGISSLQFVLPATWTYGRKYGITFEQLASWWSEKPAKLAGLTTKGAIAIGNQADIVVWEPDVEFDLDNGYPVHIKHPSISAYMGSRLAGKVLATFVRGNLVHKEGNHASLACALPILHR, translated from the exons ATGATCCTCAAGAAAGTTTATGGTTTTATACCTCAGCTTCCCTCAAGTGACTGCAGCCTTCTGCCTCATAATCACTATTGGATAGCCAGCAAACATGTTGTGACTCCAAATGGGACAATCTCTGGTGCAG TTGAGATAAAGCAAGGAAGAATTATATCTATTGTTGCTGAAGAGAATTGGCATGTCAATTCTTGGTTTACCACAGTTGTCAATTATGGGGAGGCTGTGATCATGCCGGGTTTTATTGATGT GCATGCCCATCTTGATGATCCTGGAAGAACAGAATGGGAAGGATTTCCTTCAGGAACAAAAGCAGCAGCTGCGG GTGGAGTAACCACATTAATTGACATGCCTCTTAATAGTGCTCCATCAACTGTTTCTGAAGAAGCTTTAAAACTTAAG GTCCAGGCTGCAGAAGGGAGGGTCTATGTGGATGTTG GTTTCTGGGGAGGTTTGGTTCCAGAAAATGCAGAAAATGTAACTTCACTGGAAAGACTTCTAGATGCTGGAGTTCTTGGTTTGAAG TCTTTTATGGTGCCATCAGGCATCAATGACTTTCCCATGACAACTTCAGCCCACATTAAG GAAGCACTCCCTACTCTGGCTCGATACAGAAGACCCTTGCTTGTTCATGCCGAAGTGCTACTAGATCATGATGGGAAACTGGAACCGGAGGATGGGGCCGACAATGCTAGATCATACTCTACATATCTTAAGACCAGGCCTGCTTCGAT GGAAGAGGCAGCTATCAATCAGCTCATAACATTGACAAAAGAGACAAGGGCTGGTGGTTCTGCTGAAGGAGCTCATCTCCATATTGTTCATCTGTCTGATGCTAGAACTTCACTAAACCTCATTAAG GAAGCCAAACAAAGGGGTGATAGTATCACTGTTGAAACTTGCCCCCATTATCTCGCTTTTGCAGCTGAAGATATTCCTGATGGAGATACTCGTTTTAAGTGTGCTCCACCCATCCGTGATGCAGCCAATAAAGAAAAACTATGGGATGCTTTACTG GAAGGAGATATTGACATGTTAAGTTCTGACCACTCCCCTGCGGTGCCAGAAATGAAACTCTTAGATGAGGGTGACTTCTTGAAAGCATGGGGTGGCATATCCTCTTTACAG TTTGTTCTTCCCGCGACATGGACATATGGACGTAAATATGGAATAACATTTGAGCAATTAGCTTCCTGGTGGAGTGAGAAGCCTGCTAAACTTGCTGGTCTAACTACTAAG GGGGCAATTGCTATAGGGAACCAAGCAGATATAGTTGTCTGGGAGCCAGATGTTGAGTTTGACCTGGATAATGGCTACCCTGTACATATCAAGCATCCT AGTATTTCTGCATACATGGGATCAAGACTCGCCGGGAAAGTTTTGGCAACCTTTGTGCGCGGAAATCTTGTACACAAGGAGGGAAATCATGCTTCTCTTGCATGTGCTCTCCCAATTCTACATAGATAG